In Ruania zhangjianzhongii, the following proteins share a genomic window:
- a CDS encoding ABC transporter permease: MTWLAANWADVWDLSVRHLWLSVRPIVIGFLLAVPLGLAAWRYTWLRGGLLSVIGLLYTIPSLALFVLLPPVIGISVLADANLIIALSIYAVALMTRFAADAFASVDESVRRSAVAVGYSPWRRFWAVDLPLAGPALLAGLRVVTVSTVSLVTVGILVGIDSLGLLFTDGLQRGIMAEIATGIVMTVVIALVLDLLLALGGRLLMPWARRPPRRRRSGTSASAVASVGGAAGEGVR, translated from the coding sequence GTGACCTGGCTCGCCGCCAACTGGGCCGACGTGTGGGATCTGAGCGTCCGGCACCTGTGGTTGAGCGTGCGCCCGATCGTGATCGGCTTCCTGCTCGCCGTGCCGCTCGGTCTGGCTGCATGGCGCTACACCTGGCTTCGCGGCGGCCTGCTCAGCGTGATCGGCCTGCTGTACACGATCCCGTCCCTTGCGCTGTTCGTGCTCCTTCCGCCGGTGATCGGGATCAGTGTGCTGGCCGATGCGAACCTGATCATCGCGCTGAGCATCTACGCCGTCGCGCTGATGACCCGATTCGCCGCGGACGCGTTCGCCTCGGTGGACGAGTCCGTGCGCCGCTCTGCGGTGGCCGTCGGCTACTCACCGTGGCGGCGGTTCTGGGCGGTGGACCTGCCGCTGGCCGGCCCGGCGCTGCTCGCCGGGTTGCGGGTGGTGACGGTGAGCACGGTGAGCCTGGTCACGGTGGGGATCCTGGTCGGCATCGACTCCCTCGGACTGCTGTTCACCGATGGACTGCAGCGCGGCATCATGGCCGAGATCGCCACCGGGATCGTGATGACCGTGGTCATCGCGCTCGTCCTGGATCTGCTGCTGGCCCTCGGTGGGCGGCTGCTGATGCCGTGGGCGCGGCGTCCACCACGGCGACGACGATCGGGCACCTCTGCCTCCGCCGTCGCCTCCGTTGGTGGTGCCGCAGGCGAGGGGGTCCGCTGA
- the dhaK gene encoding dihydroxyacetone kinase subunit DhaK: protein MKKLINDPHQVVAESVAGFVAAHADLVQSSEDPETLFVSRAGGAVAGKVGLVSGGGSGHEPLHAGFVGTGMLDAAVPGAMFTSPTPDPIQAATQAADGGAGVLHIVKNYTGDVLNFETAAELAELDDIMVKSVVVNDDVAVQDSLYTAGRRGVAGTVLVEKIAGAAAERGDDLDTVHEIATRVNAGVRSMGVALTACTVPHAGKPSFDLADDEIEIGIGIHGEPGRERIPAASADEISGRLTEAVAEDLGVTGGDRLLLLVNGMGGTPLSELYIVYGHARAMLEARGATVERSLVGNYVTSLEMQGASVTVLRLDEELLGLYDAPVVTPALRWGA from the coding sequence ATGAAGAAGTTGATCAACGACCCCCATCAGGTGGTGGCCGAGAGCGTGGCCGGCTTCGTGGCCGCACACGCCGATCTGGTCCAGTCCAGCGAAGACCCGGAGACGCTGTTCGTCTCCCGTGCCGGCGGTGCGGTGGCCGGCAAGGTGGGCCTGGTCAGCGGGGGCGGTAGCGGGCACGAACCGTTGCATGCCGGATTCGTCGGCACCGGCATGCTGGATGCTGCTGTGCCGGGCGCGATGTTCACCTCACCCACCCCGGACCCGATCCAGGCGGCCACCCAGGCGGCCGATGGTGGCGCCGGTGTGCTGCACATCGTGAAGAACTACACCGGAGACGTCCTCAACTTCGAGACCGCCGCCGAGCTCGCCGAGCTGGACGACATCATGGTCAAGTCCGTCGTGGTCAACGATGACGTCGCCGTGCAGGACTCGCTCTACACCGCCGGGCGGCGGGGAGTGGCCGGCACTGTGCTGGTGGAGAAGATCGCCGGTGCCGCGGCCGAGCGCGGTGACGATCTGGACACGGTGCACGAGATCGCCACCCGGGTGAACGCGGGTGTGCGTTCGATGGGCGTGGCCCTGACCGCGTGCACCGTGCCGCACGCTGGCAAGCCGTCCTTCGACCTGGCCGACGATGAGATCGAGATCGGCATCGGCATCCACGGTGAGCCTGGTCGGGAGCGGATCCCGGCAGCGAGCGCTGACGAGATCAGCGGTCGGCTCACCGAGGCCGTTGCCGAGGATCTGGGCGTGACCGGCGGTGACCGGCTGCTGCTGCTGGTCAACGGGATGGGCGGCACTCCGCTCTCCGAGCTCTACATCGTGTACGGCCACGCCCGCGCGATGCTGGAGGCGCGGGGCGCCACCGTGGAGCGTTCGCTGGTGGGCAACTACGTCACCTCCCTGGAGATGCAGGGTGCCTCGGTCACGGTGCTCCGCCTGGACGAGGAGCTGCTCGGCCTGTACGACGCACCCGTGGTCACTCCGGCCCTACGGTGGGGAGCATGA
- the dhaL gene encoding dihydroxyacetone kinase subunit DhaL: MNTEVDVTWARDWVKASAAVVAENRVALIDLDRAIGDGDHGENLDRGYTAVLGKLADAETSTVGEVFALVAKTLMSTVGGAAGPLYGTAYLRAAKVAQSQSLDAAGVADVLDAALGGIVARGKAELGDKTMVDAWSPAAAAAREVAAAGGSAGAALTAAADAAEQGAAATEPFVARKGRASYLGERSAGHRDPGAQSSALLLRAAADAAAGAG, translated from the coding sequence ATGAACACCGAAGTAGACGTGACCTGGGCGAGAGACTGGGTCAAGGCGAGTGCCGCCGTCGTGGCGGAGAACCGGGTAGCGCTGATCGATCTCGACCGCGCGATCGGCGACGGGGACCACGGCGAGAACCTGGACCGCGGCTATACCGCGGTGCTCGGCAAGCTGGCCGACGCTGAGACCAGCACAGTGGGCGAGGTGTTCGCGCTGGTGGCAAAGACCCTGATGTCCACAGTGGGCGGGGCCGCTGGGCCGCTGTACGGCACCGCCTATCTGCGCGCCGCCAAGGTGGCCCAGTCCCAGAGCCTGGATGCGGCGGGTGTGGCCGACGTGCTTGATGCGGCGCTGGGTGGGATCGTCGCCCGCGGCAAGGCTGAGCTCGGTGACAAGACGATGGTGGATGCGTGGTCTCCGGCCGCGGCTGCGGCACGGGAGGTCGCTGCCGCCGGGGGTAGTGCGGGTGCAGCGTTGACTGCTGCCGCCGATGCCGCGGAGCAGGGCGCTGCTGCCACTGAGCCGTTCGTGGCGCGCAAGGGCCGGGCCTCCTATCTGGGTGAGCGTTCGGCCGGGCACCGGGACCCGGGCGCGCAGTCCAGTGCGCTTCTGCTGCGGGCCGCGGCAGACGCCGCTGCGGGGGCAGGATGA
- a CDS encoding HNH endonuclease signature motif containing protein: MSLTTDTSIPATGEHITERLAGVRAELETIARAPFAQLGHEAACQVATGIEQLTRGMEGLQAAAVGGLAAGSGWAASGYQSFPVFWSAHTHRRKSTSRASWHQAREVADHLPLTGQAIQAGQIGGEHVKVLTRFATKTQALREQLADAEMGESFLLAQAARLPVELYSRLVKEWAIQADPESADRGWREEGTRAEVFLSHVMDGADLRGWLGTEDALVFEEALRAVIGTPAADDERTLPQRRADALVQLCRSYLDSGQGQASARIRPHIALTVDYPTLAALLAAIGARAEGGPATARDAFGLPVPLVNDSGGQSGPGGPNDAGNDAGCAGVVIPAGLDYEFLRGVAPATFADGTPIPHGQLAKLLCDGEFHRVIFGPEGEILDSGRTQRLFTPGQTRAVLARDRHCQYPGCSSPPWQGEIHHSIWWYHQGRTSTENAILLCWYHHTYVHQHHLTITQRTRGPDKRSEWIFTDSDGRQRKATPPPGQDGPVEGTGPRGQNGQPEGTGPPEGTGPPEGSKPPGRPPPVPPLRE; this comes from the coding sequence ATGTCGTTGACGACCGATACAAGCATTCCAGCCACGGGTGAGCACATCACCGAACGGTTAGCGGGTGTGCGCGCGGAGCTCGAGACAATCGCTCGTGCTCCGTTCGCCCAGCTGGGCCATGAAGCGGCCTGTCAGGTTGCCACCGGGATCGAACAGCTCACGCGTGGCATGGAGGGGCTGCAAGCAGCAGCCGTGGGTGGTTTGGCGGCAGGATCGGGCTGGGCGGCGTCGGGATATCAGTCCTTCCCGGTCTTCTGGAGCGCACACACCCACCGGCGCAAGTCCACCTCCCGGGCCTCCTGGCACCAAGCCCGCGAGGTGGCTGACCATCTGCCCTTGACTGGTCAGGCGATCCAGGCCGGGCAGATCGGTGGTGAGCACGTGAAGGTACTGACCCGGTTTGCCACCAAAACCCAGGCACTGCGCGAGCAGCTCGCCGATGCCGAGATGGGAGAGAGCTTCCTGCTCGCCCAGGCGGCCCGGTTGCCGGTGGAACTGTACTCCCGGCTGGTGAAGGAATGGGCGATTCAGGCCGACCCTGAGTCTGCCGACCGCGGCTGGCGCGAAGAGGGTACGCGGGCGGAGGTGTTCCTCTCCCACGTGATGGATGGGGCCGACCTCCGTGGCTGGTTGGGCACCGAGGATGCACTGGTCTTCGAAGAGGCCCTGCGCGCGGTCATCGGCACGCCTGCAGCCGATGACGAGCGCACCCTGCCTCAACGTCGGGCGGACGCGCTCGTCCAGCTCTGCCGGTCCTACCTGGATTCCGGGCAGGGCCAAGCCAGTGCGAGGATCCGCCCGCATATTGCCCTCACTGTCGACTACCCCACCCTGGCAGCCCTTCTCGCCGCCATCGGAGCCAGGGCTGAAGGGGGACCGGCTACCGCCCGAGACGCGTTCGGCCTGCCGGTTCCCCTAGTCAACGACTCTGGTGGCCAGAGCGGGCCCGGCGGCCCCAACGACGCTGGCAACGACGCCGGCTGTGCTGGTGTGGTGATCCCGGCCGGGCTCGACTACGAATTCCTGCGCGGGGTGGCGCCGGCCACCTTCGCTGACGGCACCCCGATTCCGCACGGCCAACTCGCCAAACTCCTCTGCGACGGGGAGTTTCACCGGGTGATCTTCGGCCCCGAGGGGGAGATTCTCGACTCCGGACGCACCCAACGCTTGTTTACCCCAGGGCAGACCCGGGCGGTTCTGGCTCGGGACCGGCACTGCCAGTACCCCGGCTGCAGCTCCCCACCGTGGCAAGGGGAAATCCACCACAGCATCTGGTGGTATCACCAGGGGCGCACCAGCACCGAGAATGCCATTTTGCTGTGCTGGTACCACCACACCTACGTCCATCAACATCACCTGACCATCACCCAGCGCACCCGCGGGCCGGATAAACGGAGCGAGTGGATCTTCACCGACTCCGATGGCCGACAACGCAAAGCGACACCTCCGCCGGGCCAGGACGGTCCGGTGGAGGGGACCGGGCCGCGAGGCCAGAACGGACAGCCAGAGGGCACTGGGCCGCCGGAGGGCACTGGGCCGCCGGAGGGCAGCAAGCCTCCAGGCCGACCCCCGCCGGTCCCACCACTCCGGGAGTAG
- a CDS encoding Gfo/Idh/MocA family protein, translating to MHPTPTPLRVGLIGAGSISRVHAPAWRSLGADVVVYSLHGADDLAQAHGLRPVASLVELWEQVDVVDIVTPTHTHADLALAAIARGKHVVCEKPLARTTAAAEEVVAAARTAGVRLFPAHVVRYFPAYARAHAAVTAGKIGRIAVCRFRRMSAAPRADWFFDEETSGGIVLDQMIHDLDQAEWFAGPAVSVFARSVTRTDARDVRAASATVTLTHASGAISQCYGVWGHPKLPFSSSFDIAGDSGVLRHDSARQDATRVHVSEQQGESYLPPVDVATSPYTAEIVDFAAAITAGREAQVTGTEGARAVQVAEAVLTSIRTGDAIEIPPLPAGSGGGDGLTAGVAFASKEENR from the coding sequence GTGCACCCCACCCCCACCCCACTCCGTGTGGGGCTGATCGGCGCCGGCAGCATCTCGCGGGTGCACGCACCGGCCTGGCGTTCCCTTGGCGCGGACGTCGTCGTCTACTCCCTGCACGGCGCCGACGACCTGGCGCAGGCGCACGGGCTGCGGCCAGTGGCTTCCTTGGTCGAGCTGTGGGAACAGGTAGACGTGGTGGACATCGTCACGCCGACGCACACCCACGCAGACCTTGCCCTGGCGGCGATCGCGCGCGGTAAGCACGTCGTGTGCGAGAAGCCCTTGGCGCGCACCACTGCCGCGGCCGAGGAGGTCGTGGCTGCAGCACGAACGGCAGGGGTGCGGCTCTTCCCTGCGCACGTGGTCCGCTACTTCCCGGCCTACGCACGCGCCCACGCCGCGGTGACGGCCGGAAAGATCGGACGAATCGCCGTCTGCCGGTTCCGGAGGATGAGCGCTGCACCGCGGGCGGACTGGTTCTTCGACGAGGAGACCTCCGGTGGCATCGTGCTGGACCAGATGATCCACGACCTGGACCAGGCGGAGTGGTTTGCGGGTCCGGCGGTAAGCGTCTTTGCGCGCTCGGTGACCCGGACTGATGCTCGCGACGTGCGGGCGGCCAGCGCGACCGTGACCCTGACGCACGCCTCGGGTGCCATCAGCCAGTGCTACGGCGTGTGGGGCCACCCGAAACTGCCGTTCAGCTCATCGTTCGATATCGCTGGCGACAGCGGAGTGCTCCGCCATGATTCCGCTCGCCAGGACGCCACCCGGGTGCATGTGTCCGAGCAGCAGGGCGAGAGTTACCTCCCGCCGGTGGACGTGGCAACCAGTCCCTACACGGCTGAGATCGTGGACTTCGCGGCGGCGATCACCGCCGGCCGCGAGGCTCAGGTGACCGGCACGGAAGGTGCCCGCGCCGTACAGGTGGCCGAGGCGGTCCTGACCTCGATCCGGACCGGCGATGCCATCGAGATTCCGCCATTACCAGCGGGCAGCGGCGGCGGGGACGGCTTGACTGCTGGCGTGGCATTCGCTTCGAAGGAGGAGAACCGATGA
- a CDS encoding MDR family MFS transporter has product MSTATAPAQGQPPVVLTKRTVWLIFTALMAGMFMASLDQSILGTAMPTIVGELNGVEHQGWLITGYILAVAIVMPLYGKFGDLWGRRWPFLVSIALFTLASAASGFATSFEALVFFRAIQGLGGGGLMILSQAIIADIVPARERGKYMGPMGALFGISAVLGPLLGGFFTDHMDWRWCFWLNIPIGLAALAIAWKTLKLPSHRSTKKLDVPGIILLALGTSGIVLAASWTSWTGNTGYDWSDPGLLAMVIGTLAAIGLFILAETRAADPLLPLHLFKNRTFALASGIGLVIGMSMFAALGFLPTFLQMSTGSGVTQSGLLMLPMMVGVMLTSIASGMAIVKIGRYRMFPIAGLAIATAGLIWLTRLTGDISMVLFSAMIFVLGAGLGLVMQTIVLAVQNSVDPREIGTATSANNFIREIGAAVGTALFSTIFTSRLVDNLTDGFTQAGVAPGAGGDLGVDSLTPDAVNAMPDAVKQIVVDSYADALAPSFWYLVPLMVAGFLLALLMREVKLSDTAGMVARGEAVADGDATTAERRVEAEVVVAAEALTAGADQEVRAAAGSGSGSGAVSGAGAGGGAERAGGGTERAGGGTAHVEAAPEAGTGSAPEGGSEGGAGR; this is encoded by the coding sequence ATGTCCACAGCAACCGCGCCCGCGCAAGGACAGCCTCCGGTCGTCCTGACCAAGCGCACTGTCTGGTTGATCTTCACCGCGTTGATGGCCGGGATGTTCATGGCCTCCCTGGACCAGTCCATCCTCGGCACTGCGATGCCGACGATCGTCGGCGAGCTCAACGGTGTGGAGCACCAAGGCTGGCTGATCACCGGCTACATCCTCGCCGTCGCGATCGTGATGCCGCTGTATGGCAAGTTCGGCGACCTCTGGGGCCGTCGTTGGCCGTTCCTGGTCTCCATCGCCCTGTTCACCCTGGCCTCCGCGGCTTCCGGGTTCGCCACCAGCTTCGAAGCGCTGGTGTTCTTCCGCGCCATCCAGGGGCTGGGGGGCGGTGGCCTGATGATCCTCTCCCAGGCGATCATCGCCGACATCGTGCCCGCCCGGGAGCGCGGCAAGTACATGGGGCCGATGGGTGCCCTGTTCGGGATCTCCGCTGTGCTCGGCCCGTTGCTCGGTGGGTTCTTCACCGACCACATGGACTGGCGCTGGTGCTTCTGGCTGAACATCCCGATCGGCCTGGCCGCGCTCGCGATCGCGTGGAAGACCTTGAAACTGCCCAGCCACCGCTCGACGAAGAAGCTGGATGTGCCAGGGATCATCCTGCTCGCCCTGGGCACCTCGGGCATCGTGCTCGCCGCGAGCTGGACCTCCTGGACCGGCAACACCGGGTACGACTGGTCCGACCCCGGGCTGCTCGCCATGGTGATCGGCACGCTGGCTGCGATCGGGTTGTTCATCCTGGCTGAGACCCGGGCTGCGGACCCGTTGCTACCGCTGCACCTGTTCAAGAACCGCACGTTCGCGCTGGCCAGTGGGATCGGCCTGGTGATCGGGATGAGCATGTTCGCCGCGCTCGGCTTCCTGCCCACCTTCCTGCAGATGTCCACGGGATCCGGTGTGACCCAGTCGGGGCTGCTGATGCTGCCGATGATGGTCGGGGTGATGCTTACCTCGATCGCCTCCGGGATGGCGATCGTGAAGATCGGGCGGTACCGGATGTTCCCGATCGCCGGTTTGGCCATCGCGACGGCGGGGCTCATCTGGCTCACCCGGCTCACCGGGGATATCTCGATGGTGCTGTTCTCCGCGATGATCTTTGTGCTCGGCGCGGGCCTCGGTCTGGTGATGCAGACGATCGTGCTCGCGGTGCAGAATTCGGTGGACCCGCGTGAGATCGGGACGGCGACCAGCGCGAACAACTTCATCCGCGAGATCGGAGCGGCGGTCGGTACCGCGCTGTTCAGCACGATCTTCACCTCGCGGTTGGTGGACAATCTCACCGACGGATTCACCCAGGCCGGGGTGGCGCCTGGTGCCGGCGGTGACCTCGGGGTGGACTCGCTCACTCCGGACGCAGTCAATGCGATGCCGGATGCGGTGAAGCAGATCGTCGTGGACTCCTACGCCGATGCCCTGGCGCCCTCGTTCTGGTACTTGGTGCCGCTGATGGTGGCAGGCTTCCTGCTGGCCCTGCTGATGCGCGAGGTGAAGCTTTCCGACACTGCCGGGATGGTGGCCCGCGGCGAGGCCGTTGCTGACGGCGACGCGACCACTGCGGAGCGGCGAGTCGAGGCTGAGGTGGTGGTCGCAGCGGAGGCGCTGACGGCAGGTGCGGACCAGGAGGTGCGGGCCGCGGCCGGGTCCGGGTCTGGGTCTGGTGCCGTGTCTGGCGCTGGCGCTGGCGGTGGCGCCGAGCGTGCTGGCGGTGGTACCGAGCGTGCGGGTGGTGGCACCGCCCACGTGGAGGCCGCTCCTGAGGCGGGGACCGGATCTGCTCCAGAGGGCGGGTCGGAGGGCGGCGCCGGCCGGTAG
- the dhaM gene encoding dihydroxyacetone kinase phosphoryl donor subunit DhaM — protein MSKPTAVLLVSHSAQLAAGVAEVAEQMAPDVLIRPAGGTEDGRIGTSYDLVDQAVTGLLDEGVDAVVLLTDLGSAALTAESVLELREDDRLQLADAPFVEGAVAAAVAAQGGGDAAVVRAAAEDAVSSFAGDGAARAGRQAHPGEVEAGEGAAGGGTAVGERSGAAGADEGTEAADEGGLECTLVLRNALGLHARPAAQLARKMSEFDAEVRVNGVDAASVLALMGLGLTGGAEIQVRASGPQAVEAMALLEADVEAGFGEE, from the coding sequence ATGAGCAAGCCGACGGCGGTGCTGCTGGTTTCGCACTCGGCGCAGCTGGCGGCCGGAGTCGCCGAAGTGGCCGAGCAAATGGCACCGGACGTGCTGATCCGGCCCGCCGGCGGTACGGAGGACGGCAGGATTGGCACCAGTTATGACCTGGTCGACCAGGCGGTGACGGGCCTGCTGGACGAGGGAGTCGACGCCGTCGTGCTGCTCACCGATCTCGGGTCGGCGGCGCTGACTGCGGAGTCGGTGCTCGAGCTGCGCGAGGATGACCGGCTGCAGCTGGCCGACGCCCCGTTCGTGGAGGGTGCTGTTGCCGCGGCGGTGGCCGCTCAGGGTGGCGGGGACGCCGCAGTGGTGCGTGCGGCCGCTGAGGATGCGGTATCCAGTTTTGCCGGCGACGGCGCAGCCCGGGCGGGTCGGCAGGCTCACCCGGGCGAGGTGGAAGCTGGTGAGGGTGCCGCCGGTGGCGGCACTGCAGTTGGTGAGCGTTCCGGGGCTGCTGGGGCTGACGAGGGTACTGAGGCTGCTGACGAGGGCGGGCTGGAGTGCACGCTGGTGCTGCGCAACGCGCTCGGTCTCCACGCCCGGCCCGCGGCCCAGTTGGCGCGGAAGATGAGCGAGTTCGACGCCGAGGTGAGGGTGAACGGTGTGGATGCCGCGAGCGTGTTGGCGTTGATGGGGCTAGGGCTCACCGGGGGAGCGGAGATCCAGGTGCGGGCCAGCGGTCCGCAGGCGGTTGAGGCGATGGCGCTGCTGGAAGCCGATGTGGAGGCGGGCTTCGGCGAAGAGTGA
- a CDS encoding Gfo/Idh/MocA family protein: MTNLRVGLLSFAHTHAASYARFLAQAPGVEAVGTDAGEPDPGTLRGKAFADHHGLRYLPDVAAVLAERPDAVVVAAENADHRELVEQAVAAGAHVLCEKPLATTDADADAMVHAAREAGVLLMTAYPVRFSPEFGELLARVRSGQLGQLISVHGTNNGKMPLAERSWFTDPARSGGGALVDHVVHLADLLDELLGEPAAEVHAVTNQILRADAGRDVETGAAVNIRYPSGVIAQIDSSWSQPESAPTWGGLTLEVHGTAGSMRIDPFNSHVAGHGSDGALWESFGANLDSAMIGEFLDAVRTGRTPQPDGESGARTLAIVTAAQRSAASGAAVTVA, encoded by the coding sequence ATGACCAACCTACGAGTCGGGCTGCTGTCCTTCGCCCACACCCACGCGGCGAGCTACGCACGCTTCCTGGCCCAGGCGCCTGGCGTGGAGGCGGTCGGTACCGATGCCGGCGAACCGGACCCGGGCACGCTGCGTGGGAAGGCGTTCGCCGACCACCACGGCCTGCGTTACCTGCCCGATGTGGCAGCGGTGCTCGCCGAGCGACCGGACGCAGTGGTGGTAGCGGCCGAGAATGCCGACCACCGTGAACTCGTCGAACAGGCGGTGGCTGCGGGGGCCCATGTGCTGTGCGAAAAGCCGCTGGCTACCACCGATGCCGATGCGGATGCGATGGTCCACGCGGCGCGGGAAGCCGGAGTGCTGCTGATGACGGCCTATCCGGTGCGCTTCTCCCCCGAATTCGGCGAGTTGCTCGCGCGGGTGCGGAGCGGCCAGCTGGGGCAGCTCATCTCGGTGCACGGGACGAACAACGGCAAGATGCCGCTGGCCGAACGGTCCTGGTTCACCGACCCGGCGCGCTCCGGTGGTGGTGCGCTGGTGGACCATGTGGTGCACCTGGCAGATCTCCTCGACGAGCTGCTCGGCGAGCCCGCTGCTGAAGTGCACGCGGTGACGAACCAGATCCTGCGTGCCGATGCCGGTCGGGACGTGGAAACCGGTGCTGCGGTGAACATCCGCTATCCGAGCGGAGTGATCGCGCAGATCGACAGTTCTTGGAGTCAGCCGGAGTCGGCACCGACGTGGGGTGGACTCACCCTCGAGGTGCACGGCACCGCCGGCTCGATGCGGATCGACCCGTTCAATTCTCATGTCGCCGGGCACGGCAGCGACGGGGCGCTCTGGGAATCGTTCGGGGCGAACCTCGACTCAGCGATGATCGGCGAATTCCTGGATGCGGTTCGCACCGGGCGCACTCCGCAGCCCGACGGAGAGTCCGGTGCCCGGACGCTCGCCATCGTGACGGCAGCGCAGAGATCGGCGGCTAGCGGTGCGGCCGTGACCGTGGCGTAG
- a CDS encoding ABC transporter ATP-binding protein codes for MIEFDRVSKHFPDGTEAVREFSLVIPSRTITVLVGSSGSGKTTLLRMINRMVDPTAGAIRIDDEDVAALNPVTLRRRIGYVLQGGGLLPHRRVLDNIVTVPRLNGAGKKESETRGLELMDTVGLDRALARRYPGQLSGGQQQRVGVARALAVDPNILLMDEPFGAVDPIVRSDLQNELLRLQSSLDKTVVFVTHDIEEAFILGDQVVILKPGGVVAQKGTPADILAAPADDFVASFIGAERGQRALRIEDHDGTQVVVDGRGRPAGVLAERAAGQ; via the coding sequence GTGATCGAGTTCGATCGCGTCAGCAAGCACTTCCCGGACGGCACCGAGGCCGTGCGGGAGTTCAGCCTGGTCATCCCGTCCCGCACGATCACCGTGTTGGTCGGCTCCTCCGGTTCCGGCAAGACAACCCTGCTGCGGATGATCAACCGGATGGTCGATCCCACCGCCGGTGCGATCCGGATCGACGACGAGGACGTGGCCGCGCTGAACCCGGTCACGCTGCGCCGGCGCATCGGTTACGTGCTGCAGGGCGGTGGGCTGCTGCCGCACCGGCGGGTGCTGGACAACATCGTCACCGTGCCGCGGCTGAACGGCGCCGGGAAGAAGGAGTCCGAGACCCGTGGCCTGGAGCTGATGGACACCGTCGGCCTGGACCGCGCGCTGGCGCGCCGTTACCCCGGGCAGCTCTCCGGCGGTCAGCAGCAACGGGTCGGCGTAGCTCGGGCGCTGGCAGTGGACCCGAACATTCTGCTGATGGACGAGCCGTTCGGTGCCGTGGACCCGATCGTGCGCTCGGACCTGCAGAACGAGCTGCTCCGGCTGCAGTCCAGCCTGGACAAGACGGTCGTGTTCGTCACCCACGACATCGAGGAGGCGTTCATCCTCGGTGACCAGGTGGTGATCCTCAAACCGGGCGGGGTGGTCGCACAGAAGGGCACACCCGCGGATATCCTCGCCGCCCCGGCGGACGACTTCGTGGCCTCGTTCATCGGCGCCGAGCGGGGCCAGCGGGCGTTGCGGATCGAAGATCATGACGGCACCCAGGTGGTGGTGGACGGTCGCGGCCGGCCCGCCGGTGTGCTGGCGGAGAGGGCCGCCGGACAGTGA
- a CDS encoding TetR/AcrR family transcriptional regulator, which yields MQEDELGLRERKKRARRDALIDATHELVRERGLEQVTVEEICERVGVSVRTFFNYFDSKLDAVFGIAHTTFDRELAEVYATGGPSGDLAADTRTLVGALLQFPGPSKDRIGTAIELMKSEPTLYTRHMELFDAIRTEMQDVIVRRLEHEGSEAAARPELIAMAVFHIARWATTLWHEAGSAGHPRDYIDAAYGDLYAVLGPPPSG from the coding sequence GTGCAAGAAGATGAGCTGGGTCTGCGTGAGCGGAAGAAGCGCGCCCGCAGGGACGCGCTGATCGACGCTACCCACGAACTGGTGCGGGAGAGGGGCCTGGAGCAGGTCACCGTCGAGGAGATCTGCGAACGGGTGGGTGTCTCCGTGCGCACCTTCTTCAACTACTTCGACTCCAAGCTCGATGCGGTGTTCGGTATCGCGCACACCACCTTCGACCGCGAGCTTGCCGAGGTCTACGCCACCGGCGGACCCTCCGGAGACCTGGCGGCGGACACCCGCACGCTGGTTGGTGCGCTGCTGCAGTTCCCTGGACCGTCCAAGGATCGCATCGGCACGGCGATCGAGCTGATGAAGTCCGAACCCACCCTCTACACCCGGCACATGGAGCTGTTCGACGCGATCCGCACGGAGATGCAGGACGTGATCGTCCGCAGGCTCGAGCACGAAGGCTCCGAGGCCGCCGCGCGTCCGGAACTGATCGCGATGGCCGTCTTCCACATCGCCCGCTGGGCCACCACGCTCTGGCACGAAGCCGGTAGTGCCGGGCACCCACGGGACTACATCGACGCAGCCTACGGCGACCTGTACGCGGTACTGGGCCCTCCGCCGTCGGGCTGA